TTGAAAAGATCAAAGTATTGACAGGAGATTATCTACAGAGAGGAGTGAGTGTTCCATCATTGAACAAAGAAACAAAATGGACGTTCAAACCAACTATAACAGTTGGAACCGAAGTTAAAGGTGGAGATGTTATAGGAGAAGTTCAGGAAACATCTGCGATTCTTCAGAAAATAATGATACCGCCAAAAGTGGAAGGTAAACTCATAAGCATTGTGCCTGAAGGACAGTATACTGTTGAAGAAGAAATAGCAGAAGTTGAAACTTCATCAGGTATTGTAAAAGTACCAATGATGCAAAAATGGCCAGTAAGAGTTGGAAGACCATACAAAGCAAAATTAGACCCAGATATTCCGCTCGTAACTGGACAAAGAGCACAAGACACTTTTTTCCCCGTTGCTAAAGGTGGAACATCAGCTATGCCTGGACCATTTGGATCAGGAAAAACTGTTACACAACAACAGCTTGCAAAATGGGCAGATGCAGATATTATTGTATACGTAGGTTGTGGGGAACGTGGTAACGAAATGACAGAGGTTCTAAAAGAGTTCCCAGAACTTGAAGACCCAAAAACAGGTAAACCACTTATGGACAGAACAGTCCTTATAGCAAACACATCCAACATGCCAGTGGCTGCAAGGGAAGCTTGTGTTTATACAGGTATAACCATAGCAGAGTATTTCCGTGATATGGGATATGATGTAGCACTTATGGCTGATTCAACCTCAAGATGGGCCGAAGCAATGAGGGAGATCTCAGGAAGACTTGAAGAAATGCCCGGTGAAGAAGGATACCCTGCATATTTAGCATCAAGACTTGCACAGTTCTACGAACGGGCTGGAAGGATAACTACAGTAGGTACAGAAGATAAAACTTCATCAGTAACAGTTGTTGGTGCAGTATCACCACCTGGTGGTGACCTTTCAGAACCAGTTACACAGAACACACTACGTATATCCAAAGTGTTCTGGGCCCTAGATGCATCACTTGCAGATAAACGTCACTTCCCATCAATAGATTGGCTCCAAAGCTACTCATTATATGTGGACAGTGTAGAAGACTGGTGGAATACCAATACAGGATCAGACTGGAGGGAAACAAGGGACGAAGCAATGGCCCTTCTCCAAAAAGAATCCGAACTACAGGAGATTGTACAACTTGTTGGTCCAGATGCACTTCCAGATCGAGAGAGAATTACTCTTGAAACAACCAGAATGATAAGAGAAGATTTCCTTCAACAAAATGCTTATCATGAAGTAGATACATACTGCCCTCCTAAAAAGCAGTACGAAATGCTTAAAACCATAATAATGTTCCATAAGAATGCAGAAGCAGCACTAGATCGTGGAGCAGCATCCGCAGACCTTATTACCATCCCTGCAAAAGATGAGATCGGTAGGATGAAATATCTGCCTGAATCTGAATTTTTTGTAAAGGTAAAGGAAATTCAGGATAGTATAGTTAAACAATGCAGTGAGGTATGAAGATGAAGATTGATATCAAAACAAGGGAATATACAACTGTTTCCGAAGTTTCCGGTCCTCTAATGATTGTTGAAGGTGTCGAAGGTGTGGCATACAACGAAATCGTTGAGATCGAAACACCTGCAGGTGATAAAAGGAGAGGGCAGGTTCTAGAAGTCCGAGGAGACCTTGCTGTTGTGCAAGTTTTTGAAGGAACTAGCGACCTCAATACCTCAACAACCAAAGTCAGGTTTACAGGAGAAACAGCAAAACTCGGTGTTTCACCAGATATGTTAGGAAGGGTGTTCAATGGAACTGGTCAACCAATCGATGGTGGTCCAGAAATCATTCCAGATAAAGAACTTGATATTAGTGGTAACCCAATGAACCCTTCAGCAAGGGAATTCCCAGCTGAGTTCATTGAGACAGGTATATCAACTATAGACGGTATGAACACTTTGGTACGTGGCCAGAAACTACCTATATTTTCAGGTTCTGGTCTTCCACACAACGAACTTGCTGCACAGATTGCAAGACAGGCCAAGGTTATAGGTGAAGAAACAGAATTTGCAGTTGTATTTGCTGCAATGGGAATTACTCACGAGGAAGCAAACTATTTCATGAGAGATTTCGAACGAACTGGAGCTCTTGAAAGAGTTACAGTTTTCATGAACCTTGCAGACGACCCAGCTATAGAAAGGATCATAACCCCAAAAATGGCTCTTACAACTGCAGAGTACTTTGCATTTGAACTCAACATGCACGTGCTTGTTATACTTACTGACCTTACTAACTACTGCGAAGCTCTTCGTGAGATTTCAGCAGCAAGGGATGAAGTTCCTGGAAGAAGAGGATATCCAGGTTACATGTACACCGATTTAGCTACCATGTATGAACGTGCAGGAAGAATTGTAGGCAAAGAAGGTTCTATTACCCAAATGCCTATATTAGTTATGCCCCAAGATGATATAACCCACCCAATTCCAGATCTTACCGGTTACATTACAGAAGGACAGATTGTGCTAAGCAGAGATCTGCACAGGAAAGGTATATACCCTCCTGTAGATGTTCTACCATCACTGTCAAGATTGATGAGTGGTGGAATTGGTGAAGGTCAAACAAGAGAAGATCACAGTGGTGTTTCAGACCAGCTATACTCAGCATATGCTGAAGGAAGGGACCTGAGAGATCTGATGGCAGTTGTGGGTGAAGAAGCACTTACAGAGCGTGACAGGAAATTCCTGAGTTTTGCAGATGAATTTGAAAAACAATTTATAACTCAGACAAAGGATGAGGACAGATCTATTGAAGAAACACTCAACCTAGGTTGGGAATTATTAAGCCTTTTACCCGAAGCAGAACTGAAACGTGTAAGGGCAGAACACATCCCAAAATATCACCCAGCATACAAATAAACCCCCTTAAAATCTATTTAAATTTTTAAATTTTTTAAGAGGACAAGAGGGATAAAATGGCACAGGAAATGATAGAAGGAATCAATCCAACAAGGATGGAACTTCTAAAACTTAAAGATAGGGAAAAACTTGCAGTAAAGGGCCACAGCCTCCTTAAAGAGAAGAGAAATGCCCTTATCATGGAGTTTTTCAACATATTAGAGCGTGTTAAGGGTTCAAGGGAAGATGTTGAAAAAACACTCCAAGAAGCCTACAAGGATCTTACAGCTGCACAGATTGTGATGGGGGATTTAGCCGTCAAAAAGTCAGCCATGTCTGTTAAAGAATCTGTTGAGGTAGATATTGACTCCAGAAGTGTAATGGGTGTTGTTGTGCCGGTGATCGATTCAGATATCCATCAACGAACCATGGTTGAAAGAGGATATGGATTCCTGGACACCTCTGTTAAACTTGATGAAGCCGCACGCAAGTTTGAAGAATCTGTTAAACTCATAATAGAACTTGGAGAAATAGAAAAAACCATAATACTTCTTGCAGGCGAGATAGAATCCACTAAGAGAAGGGTTAATGCACTGGAACATATCATCATACCAAAACTTGAAAATACTGTAAAGTATATCGAGATGAGGCTTGAAGAAATGGAAAGGGAAAACTTTGTAAGGTTGAAGATGATCAAAAAAACCATGGAGATGGAATAATTGGTTAGGATTATAACAAGATTAGATGCAGTTAAAAAGGAACTAGCAGAATCTAAATCAAAACATCTTGATTTCCAAATAGGAACCATTTCAGGTAATCTGAGGGCAATAATTGCCGATGAAGACATGATGTTCAAATCTGGAAATATAAAATCCATTAAAATCAAGAAAATCCCCATACCTGCAAATTATTTGAGTTTCCTTAGTGGATACGGTTCAAATAGTTATGGACATGCAATTGCTGTTGATGAGGATGTTCCCCTACCTGTTAGCATGAAACGTATGGGAGATCATGCAATGTTTGCAGCAGCAGAAACATGTGAAATAAAAAAGGATGATTTATTGGGTGTTTTGATACTATTACCTGTACATCTAACACACTAATTGAATCCTATTTCTTTCTATTTTTTTCTTTTCATGAGTTTATTTAAATTTTTTTAAAAATTAAAGATCAATAAAAATGATTTAACAAAAAAACCTATATATCTGGAAAATTTTCAATTTCCAAATCTTGCTTTGATTGATTTGTTTAATGGTTCTCTCATAGAATTGAACTGTAATAACAGATCGTCTATAATATATTTTATTTCTTTTAAATCATCAATATTTTTATTTGATTTGGATTCTAACTTTTTGAGTTCCTTTATCAATTTACTTTTTGATGAACCTCTTATTATATTGGTAATACCATTTTTTTGGTTCATATCATATTTTTTTCTGAG
This sequence is a window from Methanobacterium sp. SMA-27. Protein-coding genes within it:
- a CDS encoding ATP synthase subunit B, whose translation is MKIDIKTREYTTVSEVSGPLMIVEGVEGVAYNEIVEIETPAGDKRRGQVLEVRGDLAVVQVFEGTSDLNTSTTKVRFTGETAKLGVSPDMLGRVFNGTGQPIDGGPEIIPDKELDISGNPMNPSAREFPAEFIETGISTIDGMNTLVRGQKLPIFSGSGLPHNELAAQIARQAKVIGEETEFAVVFAAMGITHEEANYFMRDFERTGALERVTVFMNLADDPAIERIITPKMALTTAEYFAFELNMHVLVILTDLTNYCEALREISAARDEVPGRRGYPGYMYTDLATMYERAGRIVGKEGSITQMPILVMPQDDITHPIPDLTGYITEGQIVLSRDLHRKGIYPPVDVLPSLSRLMSGGIGEGQTREDHSGVSDQLYSAYAEGRDLRDLMAVVGEEALTERDRKFLSFADEFEKQFITQTKDEDRSIEETLNLGWELLSLLPEAELKRVRAEHIPKYHPAYK
- a CDS encoding DUF22 domain-containing protein — protein: MVRIITRLDAVKKELAESKSKHLDFQIGTISGNLRAIIADEDMMFKSGNIKSIKIKKIPIPANYLSFLSGYGSNSYGHAIAVDEDVPLPVSMKRMGDHAMFAAAETCEIKKDDLLGVLILLPVHLTH
- a CDS encoding V-type ATP synthase subunit D, whose translation is MAQEMIEGINPTRMELLKLKDREKLAVKGHSLLKEKRNALIMEFFNILERVKGSREDVEKTLQEAYKDLTAAQIVMGDLAVKKSAMSVKESVEVDIDSRSVMGVVVPVIDSDIHQRTMVERGYGFLDTSVKLDEAARKFEESVKLIIELGEIEKTIILLAGEIESTKRRVNALEHIIIPKLENTVKYIEMRLEEMERENFVRLKMIKKTMEME
- a CDS encoding ATP synthase subunit A, which gives rise to MITGNIIKIAGPVIVGNGMKGTQMYEMVKVGNDKLIGEIIELEGDTATIQVYEETAGMKPGEPIESTGGPLSVELGPGIIGSIFDGIQRPLEKIKVLTGDYLQRGVSVPSLNKETKWTFKPTITVGTEVKGGDVIGEVQETSAILQKIMIPPKVEGKLISIVPEGQYTVEEEIAEVETSSGIVKVPMMQKWPVRVGRPYKAKLDPDIPLVTGQRAQDTFFPVAKGGTSAMPGPFGSGKTVTQQQLAKWADADIIVYVGCGERGNEMTEVLKEFPELEDPKTGKPLMDRTVLIANTSNMPVAAREACVYTGITIAEYFRDMGYDVALMADSTSRWAEAMREISGRLEEMPGEEGYPAYLASRLAQFYERAGRITTVGTEDKTSSVTVVGAVSPPGGDLSEPVTQNTLRISKVFWALDASLADKRHFPSIDWLQSYSLYVDSVEDWWNTNTGSDWRETRDEAMALLQKESELQEIVQLVGPDALPDRERITLETTRMIREDFLQQNAYHEVDTYCPPKKQYEMLKTIIMFHKNAEAALDRGAASADLITIPAKDEIGRMKYLPESEFFVKVKEIQDSIVKQCSEV